From a region of the Anaerolineae bacterium genome:
- a CDS encoding vitamin B12 dependent methionine synthase, with protein sequence MVERITGSADGWEDMDTILLEDIGFEVDLEALYSRLRLKPGSGYVDAVRQLALEGQALARPKAVYGMASVGARGDDWVEIEGIGFASRVLRVNLDRAYRVFPYVATCGTELEEWANSKDDLLERFWAEALQEQALSLARRALSEDVQERFHPGSVSRMSPGSLDDWPLEQQAPLFALLGDVQSAVGVRLTESFLMLPAKSVSGILFPTEESFENCMLCPREGCPGRRAPYTQELYDRYRL encoded by the coding sequence GTGGTTGAGAGAATCACGGGAAGCGCCGACGGCTGGGAGGACATGGATACCATCCTGCTGGAAGACATCGGGTTCGAGGTGGACCTGGAGGCTCTGTATAGCCGGCTGCGGCTGAAGCCGGGCAGCGGCTACGTCGATGCCGTGCGCCAACTAGCGCTCGAGGGACAGGCACTGGCCCGCCCCAAGGCGGTCTATGGCATGGCCAGCGTGGGGGCTAGAGGCGACGACTGGGTGGAGATCGAAGGCATCGGCTTCGCCAGCCGGGTGCTCCGCGTCAATCTGGACCGGGCCTATCGGGTGTTCCCTTACGTGGCCACCTGCGGCACCGAGCTGGAGGAGTGGGCCAACTCCAAGGACGACCTGCTGGAGCGCTTTTGGGCCGAGGCCCTGCAAGAGCAGGCCCTCTCCCTAGCACGCCGAGCCCTGAGTGAGGACGTCCAGGAGCGATTCCATCCCGGATCGGTCTCCCGGATGAGCCCGGGATCGCTGGACGATTGGCCCCTGGAGCAGCAGGCGCCTCTCTTCGCCCTCCTCGGCGACGTCCAGTCCGCGGTGGGGGTACGGCTGACGGAGAGCTTTCTCATGCTGCCCGCCAAGTCCGTGTCAGGCATCCTCTTTCCCACCGAGGAGAGCTTCGAGAACTGCATGCTGTGCCCGCGAGAGGGGTGTCCCGGTCGGCGGGCACCTTACACCCAGGAGTTGTACGATCGGTACAGGTTATAG
- a CDS encoding RDD family protein, with product MEYCPYLSPYLGLIYAGFWRRAIAAVIDVVLIVFASFVLALLLSPFLLAAPASLERYFASEYLSVILPIVYLTMSWLYFAGFESSESQGTIGKTAVGILVTDMQGQRIGFGRATLRYLAKLLSLLLLGTGFLVMLRHPRRQTLHDRVARTVVIIHLQSPLIGPG from the coding sequence TTGCCCTTATCTGTCGCCGTATCTCGGCCTTATCTATGCCGGCTTCTGGCGCCGAGCGATCGCGGCGGTGATAGACGTAGTGCTCATCGTCTTCGCCAGTTTCGTGCTAGCTCTCTTGCTGTCGCCCTTTCTCCTGGCGGCGCCCGCCTCCCTGGAACGCTACTTCGCCAGTGAGTACCTGAGCGTGATCCTGCCGATCGTCTACCTGACCATGAGCTGGTTGTACTTCGCCGGCTTCGAGAGCTCGGAGAGCCAGGGCACCATCGGCAAGACTGCCGTGGGCATTCTGGTGACGGACATGCAGGGCCAGAGGATCGGATTCGGCCGCGCCACCCTGCGCTACTTGGCCAAGCTACTATCGCTGCTGCTCTTGGGGACGGGTTTCCTAGTGATGCTACGCCACCCCCGTCGGCAGACTCTGCACGATCGGGTGGCAAGGACGGTGGTGATAATCCATCTGCAGTCACCCCTGATCGGCCCCGGTTAG